A genome region from Rhodanobacter thiooxydans includes the following:
- a CDS encoding biotin/lipoyl-binding protein: MRSTTLIRAGFTAAMVLLAAATAYAAWQHYMLSPWTRDARVRAEVVRIAPDVSGLITRVAVKDNQPVKKGDLLFVVDRDRYQLIADQAEADLAAAEAAAAAAGANTSAAAAGAQASEAEAAMRRLQAQRRDRLGDVISREARDDASAAAEAARANWRQAQAGRSAASASQRRALVAVRQARIALERAQLDLARTEVRAPSDGTITNLDLRAGDFADTGKPRMALVQRDDIWIYGYFEETKLPQVHVGDPVDIRLMAGGMHLRGHVDSVAVGIADGASPTSDSLLAQVEPTFNWIRLAQRVPVRVRIDASSIPSGAVLAAGMSATLVVQGNPQS; this comes from the coding sequence ATGAGAAGTACAACCCTGATCCGTGCCGGCTTCACCGCCGCGATGGTGCTGCTGGCGGCGGCGACCGCGTACGCCGCCTGGCAACACTACATGTTGTCACCGTGGACCCGCGACGCGCGTGTCCGCGCCGAAGTGGTGCGCATCGCGCCGGATGTCTCCGGCCTGATCACCCGCGTCGCGGTGAAGGACAACCAGCCGGTGAAGAAAGGCGACCTGCTGTTCGTGGTGGACCGCGACCGCTACCAGCTGATCGCCGACCAGGCCGAGGCCGACCTCGCCGCCGCCGAAGCCGCCGCGGCGGCCGCCGGCGCGAACACCTCGGCCGCCGCCGCTGGCGCGCAGGCCAGCGAGGCCGAGGCCGCCATGCGCCGCCTGCAGGCACAACGTCGCGACCGGCTGGGCGACGTGATTTCGCGCGAGGCGCGCGACGATGCCTCCGCCGCGGCCGAAGCAGCCCGCGCCAACTGGCGCCAGGCGCAGGCCGGGCGCAGCGCCGCCAGTGCCAGCCAGCGGCGCGCCCTGGTCGCAGTGCGCCAGGCGCGCATCGCGCTGGAGCGTGCGCAGCTCGATCTGGCCCGCACCGAAGTGCGCGCACCCAGCGACGGCACCATCACCAACCTCGACCTGCGCGCCGGCGACTTCGCCGACACGGGCAAGCCGCGCATGGCCCTGGTCCAGCGCGACGACATCTGGATCTATGGCTACTTCGAGGAAACCAAGCTGCCGCAGGTGCACGTCGGCGATCCGGTCGACATCCGCCTGATGGCCGGCGGCATGCACCTGCGCGGCCACGTCGACAGCGTCGCGGTGGGCATCGCCGACGGCGCCAGCCCCACCAGCGACAGCCTGCTGGCCCAGGTCGAGCCCACATTCAACTGGATCCGGCTGGCCCAACGGGTGCCGGTGCGCGTGCGCATCGACGCGTCCTCGATCCCGAGCGGGGCCGTGCTCGCCGCCGGCATGAGCGCCACCCTAGTCGTGCAGGGAAACCCGCAGAGCTGA
- the ubiM gene encoding 5-demethoxyubiquinol-8 5-hydroxylase UbiM, with product MSFDIVVIGAGPAGLCFARSLAGSGLRIALVERQEEAALMAPADDGREIAITHHSRRLLRELGLWARLREDEIGTLRDAMVLDGDDRDGLMFRHGEAGKEQLGWLLSNHAIRRAAYEGVAGLSEVERITGARVDAVRTGTDGAEVELDNGDMLHAQLVVAADSRFSETRRAMGIGAEMRDFGKTMLVLRMRHQVPHEQVAWEWFGHGQTLALLPLHDAYTSSVVLTLAPPAMRELLALDDAALEAAMAERFGHRLGSMTVAGPRCAYPLVGVYAKRFVAERFALIGDAAVGMHPVTAHGFNFGLLGQDLLARELCAAQAAGQSIAAPALLARYERRLRLATRPLYLATNALAGLYTDDRRPARALRKLALGAGARLRPFRRLVMSGLTAEQGGVPAPLRLLRRPRPA from the coding sequence ATGTCGTTCGATATCGTGGTCATCGGGGCCGGCCCTGCCGGGCTGTGTTTCGCCCGCTCGCTGGCCGGCAGCGGCCTGCGCATCGCGCTGGTGGAGCGGCAGGAAGAGGCGGCGCTGATGGCGCCAGCCGACGACGGCCGCGAGATCGCGATCACCCACCACTCGCGACGGCTGCTGCGCGAACTGGGTCTGTGGGCGCGCCTGCGCGAGGATGAGATCGGCACGCTGCGTGACGCCATGGTGCTCGACGGCGACGACCGCGACGGCCTGATGTTCCGCCACGGCGAGGCCGGCAAGGAACAGCTGGGCTGGCTGCTGTCGAACCACGCGATCCGCCGCGCCGCATACGAAGGGGTGGCAGGCCTGAGCGAGGTCGAGCGCATCACCGGCGCGCGGGTCGACGCCGTGCGCACCGGTACCGACGGCGCCGAGGTCGAGCTGGACAACGGCGACATGCTGCACGCGCAGCTGGTGGTAGCGGCGGACAGCCGTTTCTCCGAGACGCGCCGCGCGATGGGCATTGGCGCGGAGATGCGTGACTTCGGCAAGACCATGCTGGTGCTGCGCATGCGCCACCAGGTGCCGCACGAGCAGGTGGCGTGGGAGTGGTTCGGTCACGGCCAGACCCTGGCCCTGCTGCCGTTGCACGATGCGTATACCTCGTCGGTGGTGCTGACCCTGGCCCCGCCGGCAATGCGCGAGCTGCTGGCGCTGGACGATGCGGCGCTGGAAGCGGCCATGGCCGAACGTTTCGGGCACCGGCTGGGCAGCATGACCGTGGCCGGCCCGCGCTGCGCCTATCCGCTGGTGGGTGTGTACGCGAAGCGTTTCGTGGCCGAGCGCTTCGCGTTGATCGGCGACGCGGCGGTGGGCATGCATCCGGTCACTGCGCACGGCTTCAATTTCGGCCTGCTCGGGCAGGATCTGCTGGCGCGCGAGCTGTGCGCCGCGCAGGCCGCCGGCCAGTCCATCGCCGCACCGGCGCTGCTGGCGCGCTACGAACGCCGGCTGCGGCTGGCTACGCGGCCACTGTACCTGGCCACCAACGCACTGGCCGGCCTGTATACCGACGACCGCCGCCCGGCGCGTGCGCTGCGCAAGCTGGCGCTGGGCGCCGGCGCACGGCTGCGACCGTTCCGGCGGCTGGTGATGTCGGGCCTCACTGCCGAGCAGGGCGGCGTACCCGCGCCGCTGCGGCTGTTGCGCCGGCCACGGCCGGCCTGA
- a CDS encoding glutathione S-transferase family protein, whose translation MPLQLYAHRFSSYCQKVLIALYENGIAFEWRVLTPDDAVTDAEFTALWPIRRFPLLRDGERTAVESGIIIEYLDRHYPGTAPLIPVDADTALEARAMDRFFDHYVHTPLQKIVFDSLRPAADRDPYGVKEARALLDTAYAWLERKLAGRHWATGGDFSLADCSAAPALFYADWTHRIPASCINVTAYRQRLLARPSFARAVDEARPYRPYFPLGAPDRD comes from the coding sequence ATGCCCTTGCAGCTCTACGCCCACCGGTTCTCCTCCTACTGCCAGAAGGTGCTGATCGCGCTGTACGAGAACGGCATTGCGTTCGAATGGCGCGTGCTCACGCCGGACGATGCCGTCACCGACGCCGAGTTCACCGCGCTGTGGCCGATCCGCCGCTTTCCCCTGCTGCGCGACGGCGAACGCACGGCGGTCGAGTCGGGCATCATCATCGAGTACCTCGATCGGCATTACCCCGGTACCGCACCGCTGATTCCCGTCGACGCCGACACCGCGCTCGAAGCACGCGCGATGGACCGCTTCTTCGACCACTACGTGCACACGCCGCTGCAGAAGATCGTGTTCGACAGCCTGCGCCCCGCGGCCGACCGCGACCCCTACGGCGTGAAGGAGGCACGTGCCCTGCTCGATACCGCCTACGCCTGGCTGGAGAGGAAACTAGCCGGCCGCCATTGGGCCACCGGCGGCGACTTCAGCCTCGCCGACTGCTCCGCCGCGCCTGCGCTGTTCTACGCCGACTGGACCCATCGCATCCCGGCAAGCTGCATCAACGTCACCGCCTACCGGCAACGCCTGCTGGCGCGCCCCTCGTTCGCCCGCGCGGTGGACGAGGCGCGACCGTACCGCCCGTACTTCCCGCTCGGCGCACCCGACCGCGACTGA